Within Rhododendron vialii isolate Sample 1 chromosome 12a, ASM3025357v1, the genomic segment acatatataaccatatatatgacAGGTTATAACAATACATATAACCTTTCAATATTATGtacatcatatataacattatatcatTAATACTATGGAACATCCAACAATCATATGATGGTGCAATATGATTAAAATGAAacagaaaatcatatataaccatatatattacaggttataaacatatatatcCTTACACATTTTCGTATAAAATATATGACATTATATCATTACGTTCATATACATATTATCATGTGTCCTTACCTGTACTGAATGGCCCTCTTGTGTTCCACTTTTTCCTGCTTTGGATGGCTTTTCGTGCCCTTCATTCATTTTCTCTTCTgccccttttttccttttcaatttcttcttcatctccctTGTCTTCATCCcattcctcttcttcttgaCCCCCCTTTACCTTTTGGTTAACATTTGGTTTTCTATTTAAACTTTCACTCTCGGAGACTTGATACTTTGGTTTTCGTCTAAACCCTTTGTCCTCCCTTTCTTCTTTGTCCTTACTCCTTTGCATTTTCTTCAATGCCTCAGCAGACCGTGTGACTCTCTTTGTTGGGGTGTTCAGATCTATAACTTCTACATCTCCACTATTTGgccttttcctctttctctcataaacCATTGCAGTGTCTGGCTTCTTTCCATGATGTTTCCTATTGATTTGAATTGGGGTTGGGGAGGAACTTTGGACAGTTGCTTCTACAGCGTCTTCTTGTGATCCTTTCCGTTTCCTTGCGGACACATTCTTCCtgggggagggggaggaagaCTTGACTACCTTAGACTTATGTGCAATGTCTTCATTACTTATGGTCCGTTTCCTTGCGAACACATTCTTCCGGTGGGAGGGGGAGGAAGACTTTACTACCTCAGACTTATGTGCACTGTCTTCAATATTTATGACAGCAGGGTCTGCTGTCCGTTTCCTTGCAGACACCTTTTTCCGAGGGGAGGGGGAGGAAGACTTGACTACCTCGGACTTATGTTTACTGTTTTCTATACTTATGACAGCAGGGTCTGCTGTCCGTTTCCTTGGTGTTTTCTTCTGTCTCATCTCTTTTGGGGGGTCAATCATTGCTAACGGACGGGCTTCTGTAGCGTACGCCGCAGGTACCAACTCTTTCCCTGTTCTTTTTGGTTTAGTCATTGCTGCACATACAATGAATATATTAAACCCATGGAAACATAGAGTTTTGTATCTTAGCAAAAGGGATTCAAGATACTGATATTACAAATTATGTTCTAACATGGACCGGTCAAAATCACATGTAAATCATAGacgtaaaaaacaaaaactgatgCCTTAATTTAGTCAGTCAAGTTCAAATTTATATATCCGTCAGTCCTTATGATAACTTAACCAGATATAACCATAAGCATTAGCATATCACTATATAACCATATTTGAAAATCATGCCACACAGAACATCTATTCACACACAGTTTACATAACCATATATTCCATCAATGATATCCCTAACTTAAATCAACAACACCCTTACTGATCAAATATTCATATAACCACATTTACtttcaatcaaaaccctaatttaacTTAACCAACACTTTACCAATCAGAACCATAACTGAGCCAATgattcatataaccatatatacaagAAGAAACATACCTGTAAACCAACATTCAAACAACCAacatttatataaccatatataccaTAGATGAAATCTCTAACTTAATTCAACCATATCCTAATGGATCAAATATTGATATAACCACATTTACtttcaatcaaaaccctaatttaacTTAACCAACACTTTACCGTTCAGAACCCTAACTAAGCCAAATgattcatataaccatatatacagGAAGAAACATACCTGTAAACCAACATTCAAACAACCAacatttatataaccatatataccaTAGATGAAATCCCTAACTTAATTCAACCATACCCTAACGGATCAAATATTGATATAACCAGATATACTtgcaatcaaaaccctatcTTAACTTAACCAATACTTAACCAATCAGAACCTTAACTTAAAAGATTAAACCAAACTTAGCCAACCcattcatataaccatatatacaaaGACAAACATACCTGGTAATCGATTCCGATGTAGGATTTGACGGCATTTGATAAACGAAAGCGAACAATTGCGAAGAGCGGGACGGCGTCCGACTGGAACGAAGGAGAACAACGGCGTAGAACAGCTACTACCACCCGACTACAATGGGCGAAGTATGGCGTCTATCACCCGACCAGAATGGGCGACTGAAACTGGTCGTAGGACGGTGACGAACGGAGAAGAACGTCTGTCTGAAACTATGGAGAAGGCGAGACCGTTGGTGAACGAAGAAGGCCGACGACGAAATGGCAGGCGACCAAGTTCTTCTCACGAACCGTCTAGGGCTTTTCATGCTTTTCACGAACAGGGGTTCATTCTgaaaaatgtgtgtgtgtgtgggggggaaGGGGGGGGTGGGGATTCCATTTGTACTGAATTGTGAGAGATTTTCGGggtttgaaaatttcaaataaatgttttcgaaattgatggaaaaacggggcaaaaacttttttaaaaaataggggTATTTTAGACTAGACAGGGTTATTATATCATTaataataggttagtggacttagtgggttttggaatttagaagtggatttagtgggtttggaaagtgctatagtggacttatgaaaaattctcccttttttttttggtgaaaattgAAGTAAGGTTAAAGTAGAAGCTTCATTTAATATGAAACAGTTCAATAGGTTGACCCAAATGTAAGTATATATTTGATTTTCATTAATAGCATAGTTGCAAATTTGAGAGACAAGAAATGGCCTCGTAAAATTGGGGTTCAATTTTGATTTGCATTCAACTTAATATATATAGGTGTGAGTTAAGAACTGGAGTTGGTTTTGGGAATCAATAAATATTCAACAAGTATTAATAattttgcagataaaaaaaaaaaacatttgaatgGTTTTGTCCCCCAAAAGGcgattgaataatttttcccttaTTGCtttcaggggaaaaaaatccCTTATTTAAACCAAATGGAGCctaaaaaaaaacgaaagaaatTGAATGTAGTGATCCCACAGCAACTGCATAGCGTGTGAAGTATGGAACTAATGGCTAAGTTGAGCACTTGAGCTGCGTGGACTTTACAATTGTTTTTCTACTtactaaactatcaatttgacgATTTCAGCCGCCCAATTATCATAGTGCTAACTATTTAGTCTAATcgataacaaaaattaaaaatttggacaaaaaatgtgatgtaaggccttgtttggtactcgcaagaaattgatattttttttatttttttgggccccATTATGAGTCGTaaaaagataattcaaaccgcaagttattctaaaaatgttttttcatgggttcctgaaaaaaataaactcaatctgatatcggTAATTGCTGTTTTAGAATTTGTAGGGAATTTCAGGATTCGTAAGATGCCCTACAAATTATGAAACAGCCCTTACCGATATTAGATTGagctcattttttttggctttagcTTTCTTGTGAATAGTAACATTATTGCATCCCCTCTAGCAAAGTTGGATAATTCGTAAACGCTCTTCATGATATCGGACTGAAGTGATTTTGTAGAAGGATTCTAAAcgacgtattttgaacaaaattagcAGCTACAATCATTTTTGCAGGACCTGAGATGGGCGCAAAAACGATCTGTGGGCGATTGATGTGCATCATTTGCTGTACTTGTATCTTCACTGTGCATAACTATACATGGTTCGGGCCACTGCTATGTACAAATCATGTGTCCCCATTGGTGCCACCTGTCCCCGGACCAAGTTTGGCAAAAGTTACCTGAATAACAAGTGGTGGcttatttatttccttattaaaaaaaattgtatttattaattttatgtcaaatttttatgaattattaattttgcATCTAACACATTTGTTagtaaactaacaaatgcaaaaaaaataagccacctGGCTTATATAGCCGAAGGAGGTTATCCTATAAGTACCTGGGCCCCTCTCCAAGTTGGCTTACTTGCTTACTTCTCTCTCAATTTATTTGTCTTGTCTTATTTTAACTACTTAAAAAACCTtggttatatcttttaattgacaattagtttataaaaaatatggATATAATTTCATAGATCTTAATATTATTCTATtgaacaaagttttcaaaactaTATAAAATGTAAATAAACTAAAATATTTAAGCAATTCAAAAGTGGCATGAACTCCGAAAAAAACTATAATAACAAATTGGACGAAGGAACTTGTAAGTATCTAAATATACTTGTTCTCTCTTAATGGAATAgatttttattaagaaaattcaaacacaaaataagaaaaactaaTAATGGACTGCAAATAAGAGTCGTTTTATTTATCTTCTTTATTACTTATTTAGAAAGTACTCCTAAATCCATAACCACCACAAACAAACCAAGTGGGTACTCATATATATGAAACTACAGGTATATAAGCAAAGCCTTGGCTGCTTGTCTTTTGATCCTAAACTTAGATTAAAGCTATCAAACATCATAATATGCTCGTATCAACAAACAGGTTCTCTGTTCTCTCTGAAAATGAATCTACAAATCTGCCTTCGTTCGCGGTAACATGCGAAAGTGGTCGGTTTAACAGGAAGTACTTGTATTTCCTCGCTCGATGCATGGATTCAAATCTTCCCCATAGGAATATCCCTTTAAATACAggacaaaaggaaaaaggataCAAAAAGGAACAGCCTAAATCCGAGTTAGTCCAGCTTAATAATCTTACTCACCATTTTTACTTTTAAGCCATAAATCCGCATCTTTGTCAAACACCCTTTGAAACCACTTCTTCCAGGCTACATGCACTCCGGAAATTGGACTGCTGTTCAAAGATAAACTACTTGTTTCTGTGACGTAGCGGTGCTTAAGAAGGCACAGGAAAATGCACATACAAAAGAAGTAAACAAAATAGAAGACAAACCACAAGAAGCGCCAATGATGGAGTCATACCACATACTCCATAAGAAGAATTACGCTAATTCAATCCGCGTTGAACAACAGAATAACCACCAATTTTACAGGAAATCAATGCCACCGCAATTACTGGAAGGCAAAAATAGTGCCGAGGTCATGCCAACTACCTTATTGCTCTCCACCAGACAAAAACATGGCCATTCTTTCAACTCACAAAAAAGACATTTCTAAAATTCATGGCTTCAGAACCAAAGCCAGTCCAATCTTGGCACTTTTCTCAATAGCCCTGGTGTCCACTTCCCCGGAGATAGTGAAGAGGGACTTTGGACGCCACTCATGCTGGATGAGAGTGCTTGCCTTGCCATAGTTGTTCACCCTAGCCTTCACTGTGGTTAGTGGATCCAGTGCATGTTGTGTTCCAATAGTGAGTGTGTTCTCGTTGCTTGAGAAGCAGTGTGTGAGCTCCGCACCAACAGCAGTGTTTGTCAATGGGCTAACAGAGTGATAGTAGGAAGCAGCTAGGGTATCACCTTTGTCATTCCTGTAACCACCGACAATAAAATATCCGTCAAACAAACAAAGCACATCCATTTACACCACCAACACTGCCAGCTTATCAGGTCAAAACATAAAGGTTGCAGTTTTCCCTTtcccctttattttttttttgggatacatCGTTAAAAATGCAACAAACTTCATCATGCCTTACCAAGTAACAAAATTACCATAACTCTATCAAACAAGCTGAACATTGCCATTTCCCAAGAGACCAAAATGAAATATGagtgaaacaaaaagaaaaaaaaaaaaaaaatttccccaatGTTTCCAACCTACAGAGAAATGTCTGGACAAAGTACAAACAAAGATTAATGAAACTAAGTTGTGCCGACACggatttgaattttgtttgacaACCCTTAAAAATTCTAGATTCATAATAACATTtgcctttttagtttttagatttttgCATTTTAAGAACCAGTGGATCAATTATTAGGGTTCCAGGCACTTGGATCATGCACTTAGGGTTTTACGACAATTATTAGGCTCTTATGCACTTAGTTAAgttttagtcaatatttataaACATTTCTTCTATCCTCAATCTCTTGGAATGTCTCCGAAAAGTTTGCGAAATGTTTCTGTTTCTAATGCACGCAGATGACAAATATCCATAACAACAGCAGCATTTCTACAGAATGAAGAAATCATCAAAACCTATCTGATGATCTAGACCAACTGCTACACAACAATGCTATGGTAGAACACAAAATCAGACAGAGAGTAACCaagcaagaaaagtaaaaacattTTACGGATCATCAAAGAATCATTCTCTGTGTGAGCAACGCACAACTCACAGTGTCAAAGAGGCGATGAGGTCAGTCTTGGTAAAATTCAACCCAGCATTGTATTTGGTAAAGTTTCCAGTGGCAGTATCGAAAGAAAGATCAGCCCCAAGAGACAAGTCACTGTTGCCAGCCACGCCAGAGAAGTTGACAATGGGAGTGGCAGTTAATCCCATACTGGTACTGATGCCAGCATAATCATGCAGGTACTGTAGCTCTACCTATTACCATAATCACATAAGTCAGAGTAAGCAAACTTAAGGGTGAGACTCCTACAGGATGCAAGTTATTCGAAAGCTGAAAACTTAAAGGCCAAAGTCTGATCACCTTGCCAGATCTTTGATCAGGAACCTTAAAACTGAGGATTGTCTTGAGTCCAGGAGCAGGTTCATCAATGGTAATTGTGGTCAAAAGCTACACATACACTTAATTTAGTCAGCTAGATTTGGAAAGCATCAAGTGAACTCTTAAAGCATCTCTGTGGATGGGAATAAAAGTTGAAGACCATAGCACATCAATCAACACAAAATCTGTCGTCTCAGTACTTCAATAAATCCATGACCAAAGAAATTTTAGGTAAACTTTTGACAGATTATGGATCACAAAAAACTGATGTTTGTCCAGGACTTCAGTTCATCAAACAAATGCAATCTTTTACATTAAGCTCAGACGAtcgaccatgagcttttcattgAACAGAACTGGAAAGTAAGCCTAGCCGGATTACAGAACAGAGATACATTACAAACAATTTGCTAAA encodes:
- the LOC131310404 gene encoding mitochondrial outer membrane protein porin of 36 kDa, giving the protein MLILPVWKKTTNPWFSLLFSLYKSLSLSLSLSLSLQVFAAAAMGKGPGLYSDIGKKARDLLYKDYQGDHKFTITTYTSTGVAITSSGTKKGELFLADVSTQLKNKNITTDIKVDTNSNLLTTITIDEPAPGLKTILSFKVPDQRSGKVELQYLHDYAGISTSMGLTATPIVNFSGVAGNSDLSLGADLSFDTATGNFTKYNAGLNFTKTDLIASLTLNDKGDTLAASYYHSVSPLTNTAVGAELTHCFSSNENTLTIGTQHALDPLTTVKARVNNYGKASTLIQHEWRPKSLFTISGEVDTRAIEKSAKIGLALVLKP